The Streptomyces sp. Edi4 genome includes a window with the following:
- a CDS encoding helix-turn-helix transcriptional regulator, with protein MSDFDAIDSLLDAVGPEVELPPWQVRRELRERARLSKAQVARALGVSPSTLSGWESGRNPAGEIRTKYAYLLDGLNTKLATETATETEAAPPAEQPLTSDTAATVTPSSSPDPGQDEDRDDVELLVVPEPCVLCGRPAGQRVAGFAQHLAPADCQPTATGATATAPAPPAEQPTAQTPKAPLRTARPARATERSKGPARHAFQEPSGPVDLIREAVQGVLAEHRGDVDAATAALLKRAIPDAMRLLDETRKGARYDVIAHPWIPDILKKQTARGADQIWEARPKWTRHELPPGRHEVTALDINGAYLSALKTHLPLGQLEHSTGLAHDRRRSGVHLITPPEWEHEAVLPNPIGQRDEPGPLWVTEPTLRLLLRLSGPKHQLCAPPQIHESYTSGATENLLEKFRIALKDARDTAIEHGDTVTLEYVKAMYSKFVSTMGESNYNRELYRPDWMHLIRSQAFANLWLKALKAHDEGLAVVRAMGTDELHVIGDWRRVFAEGRGVTEVKVKDTYTAGTDAGEHAGEGE; from the coding sequence GTGAGCGACTTCGACGCGATCGACTCGCTGCTCGACGCCGTCGGCCCGGAAGTCGAACTCCCCCCCTGGCAGGTGCGCCGCGAGCTGCGGGAGCGGGCTCGGCTGTCCAAGGCGCAGGTGGCACGCGCGCTCGGCGTGAGCCCGTCAACCCTCAGCGGATGGGAAAGCGGCCGGAACCCGGCCGGCGAGATCCGCACCAAATACGCCTACCTGCTGGACGGGCTGAACACCAAGCTCGCCACCGAGACCGCCACCGAGACTGAGGCGGCACCGCCCGCGGAGCAGCCCCTCACGTCAGACACAGCCGCGACCGTCACCCCCTCGTCTTCGCCGGATCCCGGGCAGGACGAGGACAGGGACGACGTAGAGCTGCTCGTCGTACCCGAGCCCTGTGTGCTGTGCGGCCGTCCGGCCGGACAACGAGTGGCGGGGTTCGCTCAGCACCTGGCCCCGGCCGACTGTCAGCCCACCGCCACCGGAGCCACCGCTACCGCGCCTGCCCCGCCAGCCGAACAGCCCACCGCGCAAACCCCGAAAGCGCCGCTGCGCACGGCACGTCCGGCGCGTGCGACGGAGCGTTCCAAGGGCCCGGCCCGCCACGCGTTCCAGGAGCCGTCCGGCCCGGTCGACCTGATCCGCGAGGCCGTGCAGGGCGTGCTCGCCGAGCACCGGGGCGACGTCGACGCAGCCACGGCGGCGCTGTTGAAGCGGGCGATCCCGGACGCGATGCGACTGCTGGACGAGACCCGCAAGGGCGCCCGCTACGACGTGATCGCGCACCCCTGGATCCCCGACATCCTCAAGAAGCAGACCGCGCGCGGCGCCGACCAGATCTGGGAAGCCCGCCCCAAGTGGACCCGTCACGAACTCCCGCCCGGCCGGCATGAGGTGACCGCGCTCGACATCAACGGCGCCTACCTCTCCGCCCTCAAGACGCACCTCCCCCTGGGTCAGCTCGAGCACTCCACCGGCCTGGCCCACGACCGCCGCCGCTCCGGAGTCCACCTGATCACCCCGCCCGAGTGGGAGCACGAGGCGGTGCTGCCCAACCCGATCGGCCAAAGGGACGAGCCCGGCCCGCTGTGGGTCACCGAGCCGACACTGCGCCTCCTGCTGCGCCTGTCCGGCCCGAAGCACCAGCTGTGCGCGCCTCCTCAGATCCACGAGTCGTACACCTCCGGGGCCACGGAGAACCTGCTGGAAAAGTTCCGCATCGCGTTGAAGGACGCCCGCGACACGGCGATCGAGCATGGCGATACGGTGACGCTGGAGTACGTGAAGGCGATGTACTCCAAGTTCGTCTCCACGATGGGGGAGTCGAACTACAACCGGGAGCTCTACCGTCCGGACTGGATGCACCTCATCCGCAGCCAGGCCTTCGCCAATCTGTGGCTCAAGGCGCTCAAGGCCCACGACGAAGGCCTGGCCG
- a CDS encoding helix-turn-helix domain-containing protein: MGLSLEESLRLTVAALMQVTGDSQRSVAGALGLTQTQVSRRQSGAISWSLRDVDVLAEHYGIGALDLLAGPTRACEALPADRRRTVRTEAKGTSR, encoded by the coding sequence ATGGGGTTGAGCTTGGAGGAGTCGTTGCGGCTGACGGTGGCCGCGTTGATGCAGGTGACGGGCGACTCGCAGCGGTCGGTTGCGGGGGCGCTGGGGCTGACGCAGACCCAAGTGTCGCGCCGGCAGTCGGGCGCCATCTCCTGGAGCCTGCGCGACGTCGACGTCCTGGCCGAGCACTACGGCATCGGCGCGCTGGACTTGCTGGCGGGTCCGACCAGAGCGTGCGAGGCGCTGCCCGCCGACAGGCGCCGTACCGTGCGGACCGAAGCGAAGGGGACAAGCCGGTGA
- a CDS encoding DUF6192 family protein, with the protein MPTMVGKVTQERYDQLVAESKSLVETERDTHFKLGDNALEIEPLQMRGGARPAAGEDVQTVEETLARFADDVGVSTSSVMGYRSTAAHWPPKQRVNGVSLDIHRILTGRPDRFELIRKPPFNERYGTHRWTQDAAKREMGWQVKNPQSVQEKVTAIHGLATDDRVAAQVASDLLQRPAVAENVPAKARIEAIGGLAHDEQVAAEAARRLLHRPDVAFKAMGDDRARQSVNHAQVERGRQAREEYERTSELAPAIRHFERTGEFLDLVGACHAFVATTNRIVPGLRGRVLSDDEQSVLRENVARVRGALEWIEHAAETGDVDVDEALARLLRGE; encoded by the coding sequence ATGCCCACCATGGTCGGCAAGGTGACCCAGGAGCGCTACGACCAGCTCGTGGCGGAGTCGAAGAGCCTGGTCGAGACCGAGCGGGACACGCATTTCAAACTGGGTGACAACGCTTTGGAGATTGAGCCCCTCCAGATGCGAGGGGGTGCACGGCCTGCGGCGGGCGAGGATGTCCAGACGGTCGAGGAGACCCTGGCCCGGTTCGCGGACGACGTCGGGGTGTCGACATCGAGCGTGATGGGCTATCGCAGCACGGCGGCCCACTGGCCGCCGAAGCAGCGCGTCAATGGGGTGTCGTTGGACATCCACCGGATCCTGACGGGGCGTCCGGACCGGTTCGAGCTGATCCGCAAGCCGCCCTTCAACGAGCGCTACGGAACGCACCGGTGGACCCAGGACGCCGCGAAGCGGGAGATGGGCTGGCAGGTCAAGAATCCGCAGTCGGTACAGGAGAAGGTGACCGCGATCCACGGCCTGGCGACCGACGACCGGGTTGCCGCCCAGGTCGCCTCCGACCTGCTGCAACGCCCGGCGGTCGCCGAGAACGTGCCGGCCAAGGCACGGATCGAGGCAATCGGGGGGCTCGCCCACGACGAACAGGTCGCCGCGGAGGCCGCCCGCCGGCTGCTGCACCGTCCCGACGTCGCGTTCAAAGCGATGGGGGACGACCGCGCGCGGCAGTCGGTCAACCACGCCCAGGTCGAACGCGGCCGCCAGGCCCGCGAAGAGTACGAGCGGACCAGCGAACTCGCCCCCGCCATCAGGCACTTCGAGCGGACAGGAGAGTTCCTTGACCTGGTCGGGGCCTGCCACGCGTTCGTGGCCACCACCAACCGGATCGTGCCCGGCCTGCGCGGACGCGTCCTGAGCGACGACGAGCAGTCCGTGTTGCGGGAGAACGTGGCCCGGGTGCGGGGCGCGCTGGAATGGATCGAGCACGCCGCCGAAACCGGCGACGTGGACGTGGACGAGGCCCTGGCCCGGCTCCTGCGGGGCGAATAG
- a CDS encoding RacP protein codes for MALMETAPAGLKKPRLMMVTELSRSQIVRGLGAYHAIAGEKRWPPLLWSFRDGYHFCEDADELEEWERHWAEVKATQISSVINGILAGHARLFPKSRWVAYIGAQMNAIQSSLDMIAHPQDQ; via the coding sequence GTGGCACTGATGGAGACCGCGCCGGCCGGGCTGAAGAAGCCCCGGCTCATGATGGTCACTGAGCTCTCCCGGTCGCAGATCGTGCGCGGGCTCGGCGCCTACCACGCGATAGCCGGCGAGAAGCGGTGGCCGCCGCTGCTGTGGTCGTTCAGGGACGGCTACCACTTCTGCGAGGACGCCGACGAGCTGGAGGAGTGGGAGCGGCACTGGGCCGAGGTGAAGGCCACGCAGATCAGCAGCGTGATCAACGGGATCCTGGCCGGGCACGCCCGGCTTTTTCCCAAGAGCCGCTGGGTGGCTTACATCGGCGCCCAGATGAACGCCATCCAGAGCTCGCTTGACATGATCGCCCACCCACAGGACCAGTAG
- a CDS encoding DUF6059 family protein — protein MTTRRMLRAVYRAMVAAGRMYVPVLPEEENESPPSDIPYWHPERLRPDIPFSESELALYSQLTTGE, from the coding sequence ATGACAACGAGGCGCATGCTGCGCGCCGTCTACCGAGCGATGGTCGCCGCAGGACGGATGTACGTGCCCGTCCTGCCGGAGGAGGAGAACGAAAGCCCACCCTCGGACATCCCGTACTGGCATCCGGAACGTCTGAGACCGGACATCCCGTTCAGCGAGTCGGAACTAGCGCTGTACAGCCAGTTGACGACCGGCGAATGA
- a CDS encoding acyltransferase domain-containing protein, producing the protein MSITPYSAVTRKLLVTPGPASPDHPPAVASAAGVSAVLRAFGRNPRQLPVRTVVYIGANAPDPALAPEHEGFAVRTACAPGRALRLAHQELHDGTADFALVAGFGEPHPETITVYAVKRAAEAVADGDTVIGTLDLSDTTDLDRTPPLRPFNHGHRATDPTHHRLLLWSGKDPQDEERVRNELLPMLGNLHQEGFPALPTAVPCGIEPGPVRGAAVTVASLSAAAVHRAEPVTARRPRPIALLFPGQGSQHHAMAAGLYGREPVFTAAVDAVLSHLGEEGPRIRADWLTQGRPKIPVDDARRAQPLLFAVDYALGRMVISWGVRPTAVLGHSAGELVAAAIAGVVSLRDAVAMMRERIREAVKIPAGGMLAVAATEDQLRPYLRADVAIAAVNANQQTMLAGPARPLAEIAERLRADRFVVVTVAATSPFHSPAMAPASEAVEAAYRTIPLREPQLPLYSGYTGELLSPEEAVSPRFWARQITDTVYFKQGLESLLAADDMLLVEAGPRQTLTAFARRHRAVRLGASAAVPLLPARGGTAEADRQSVLGAAARLWTEGHDLDLVALSRLWTWRTDDHERHSAGTPAARLVCAATT; encoded by the coding sequence ATGTCCATCACGCCTTACAGCGCGGTGACCCGCAAGCTGCTCGTCACCCCCGGGCCCGCCTCCCCGGACCACCCGCCCGCCGTTGCGTCGGCCGCCGGCGTCTCGGCCGTGCTGCGTGCATTCGGCCGGAACCCGCGCCAACTGCCGGTGCGCACCGTCGTGTACATCGGGGCGAACGCACCGGACCCGGCACTGGCACCCGAGCACGAGGGATTCGCGGTCCGCACCGCCTGCGCTCCCGGCCGTGCTCTGCGGCTCGCCCACCAGGAACTCCACGACGGGACCGCCGACTTCGCGCTCGTCGCCGGATTCGGTGAGCCGCACCCCGAAACCATCACGGTCTACGCGGTCAAGCGCGCCGCCGAGGCGGTCGCGGACGGCGACACCGTCATCGGCACGCTCGACCTCAGCGACACAACCGACCTCGACCGGACCCCGCCGCTGCGGCCTTTCAACCACGGTCACCGAGCAACCGACCCCACCCACCATCGGCTGCTGCTCTGGTCCGGCAAGGATCCGCAGGACGAGGAACGCGTACGCAATGAACTCCTTCCGATGCTCGGAAACCTTCACCAGGAAGGGTTTCCGGCACTGCCCACCGCCGTGCCCTGCGGCATCGAACCGGGTCCGGTGCGCGGCGCTGCCGTCACCGTCGCCTCGCTCTCCGCCGCCGCCGTGCACCGGGCCGAGCCCGTGACCGCCCGGCGCCCCCGGCCGATCGCCCTGCTCTTCCCCGGCCAGGGCTCCCAGCACCATGCGATGGCGGCCGGCCTCTACGGACGCGAACCCGTCTTCACCGCCGCCGTCGACGCGGTCCTGTCCCACCTGGGCGAGGAGGGCCCCCGGATCCGCGCCGACTGGCTCACCCAGGGCCGTCCAAAGATCCCGGTGGACGATGCACGCCGGGCCCAGCCACTGCTGTTCGCGGTCGACTACGCGCTCGGCCGGATGGTCATCAGCTGGGGGGTACGCCCCACCGCGGTGCTCGGCCACAGCGCCGGCGAACTCGTCGCCGCGGCCATCGCCGGTGTCGTCTCCCTGCGCGACGCGGTCGCCATGATGCGGGAACGGATCCGGGAGGCGGTCAAGATACCGGCCGGCGGCATGCTCGCGGTGGCCGCGACCGAGGACCAACTGCGCCCCTACCTCCGGGCCGATGTGGCGATCGCCGCGGTCAACGCCAACCAGCAGACCATGCTGGCCGGTCCGGCGCGGCCGCTCGCGGAGATCGCCGAACGGCTGCGCGCCGACCGCTTCGTCGTTGTCACCGTTGCGGCCACCAGCCCCTTCCACTCCCCGGCGATGGCGCCGGCGTCGGAAGCCGTCGAGGCGGCGTACCGCACCATCCCGCTGCGGGAGCCGCAACTGCCGCTGTACTCCGGCTACACGGGGGAACTGCTGAGCCCCGAGGAGGCCGTCAGCCCCCGCTTCTGGGCCCGGCAGATCACCGACACCGTGTACTTCAAGCAGGGCCTGGAATCACTGCTCGCCGCCGACGACATGCTGCTCGTGGAGGCCGGCCCCCGACAGACGCTCACCGCGTTCGCTCGGCGTCACCGCGCCGTACGGCTGGGCGCGTCCGCCGCCGTGCCGCTGCTGCCGGCCCGCGGCGGCACCGCGGAGGCGGACCGTCAGTCGGTGCTCGGCGCCGCCGCGCGGCTGTGGACCGAGGGGCACGACCTGGACCTCGTCGCCCTCTCCCGGCTCTGGACCTGGCGAACCGACGACCACGAGCGGCACTCGGCCGGCACCCCGGCAGCCCGGCTGGTCTGCGCGGCGACCACCTGA
- a CDS encoding acyl carrier protein, with translation MLRESAGEEEGIDLDGDVMDTPFIELGYDSLALLQVIGQIQREYGITIPDDAVVDAETPGALLALINAGQETAA, from the coding sequence ATGCTGCGCGAGAGCGCGGGCGAGGAGGAGGGCATCGACCTGGACGGCGATGTCATGGACACCCCGTTCATCGAGCTCGGCTACGACTCGCTGGCCCTGCTCCAGGTCATCGGGCAGATCCAGCGCGAGTACGGCATCACGATCCCGGACGACGCGGTTGTCGACGCGGAGACCCCGGGCGCCTTGCTCGCCCTCATCAACGCCGGCCAGGAGACAGCTGCCTGA
- a CDS encoding ketosynthase chain-length factor: protein MTTPVVVTGLGITAPNGLGTEEYWKATLGGESGLGPVTRFDATQYPSRIAGEVPGFVAEEHIPSRLMPQTDHMTRLALVCADWALKDAGVHTGDLPEYGVGVVTAASGGAVEFGQRELQNLWSKGKEHVSAYQSFAWFYAVNTGQISIRHKLRGPSGVLLTEQAGGIDAIGHARRHVRKGFPMVVSGGVDAALCPWGWVSQLASGLMSTEDDPARAFLPFSADASGYVPGEGGAILVLEDLASARARGADRIYGEIAGYAATLDPAPGTGRPPGLRKAAEQAITDAGLSPADIDVVFADASGVPAGDRAEAEALAGLFGPHAVPVTAPKALTGRLLAGGAALDVATALLALRDGVIPPTGQVQPAPGHPIDLVAGAHREADLRSALVLARGHGGFNAALVVRRRK from the coding sequence ATGACCACGCCCGTCGTGGTGACCGGTCTGGGCATCACCGCGCCCAACGGCCTGGGCACCGAGGAGTACTGGAAGGCCACCCTCGGGGGGGAGTCGGGCCTTGGCCCCGTCACCCGCTTCGACGCCACTCAGTACCCGTCCAGGATCGCCGGCGAAGTGCCGGGGTTCGTCGCCGAGGAGCACATCCCTAGCCGGTTGATGCCGCAGACCGACCACATGACCCGGCTCGCCCTCGTCTGCGCCGACTGGGCGCTCAAGGACGCCGGCGTCCACACCGGCGACCTCCCCGAGTACGGCGTGGGCGTGGTCACCGCGGCCTCCGGCGGCGCCGTCGAGTTCGGCCAGCGCGAGTTGCAGAACCTGTGGAGCAAGGGCAAGGAGCACGTCAGCGCCTATCAGTCCTTCGCCTGGTTCTACGCGGTCAACACCGGCCAGATCTCCATCCGTCACAAGCTGCGCGGTCCCAGCGGGGTGCTGCTCACCGAACAGGCCGGCGGCATCGACGCGATCGGACACGCCAGGCGTCACGTCCGCAAGGGTTTCCCCATGGTCGTCTCCGGCGGAGTCGACGCGGCGCTCTGCCCCTGGGGCTGGGTCTCGCAGCTCGCCTCCGGACTGATGAGCACCGAGGACGACCCGGCGCGCGCCTTCCTGCCCTTCTCGGCCGACGCGAGCGGCTATGTGCCGGGTGAGGGCGGCGCGATCCTCGTCCTCGAAGACCTCGCGTCAGCCCGCGCACGAGGCGCGGACAGGATCTACGGCGAGATCGCCGGATACGCCGCCACCCTCGACCCGGCCCCCGGCACCGGCCGGCCGCCCGGACTGCGCAAGGCGGCCGAGCAGGCCATCACCGACGCCGGACTCTCCCCGGCCGACATCGACGTCGTGTTCGCCGACGCGTCCGGGGTGCCGGCCGGGGACCGGGCGGAAGCCGAGGCGCTGGCCGGCCTGTTCGGGCCGCACGCCGTGCCGGTGACCGCACCCAAGGCGCTCACCGGACGGCTGCTGGCCGGCGGCGCCGCGCTCGACGTGGCCACGGCCCTGCTCGCCCTACGCGACGGGGTGATCCCGCCCACCGGCCAGGTCCAGCCGGCCCCCGGCCACCCGATCGACCTGGTCGCCGGAGCGCACCGGGAGGCCGACCTGCGGTCCGCGCTGGTCCTCGCCCGGGGCCACGGCGGCTTCAACGCGGCCCTCGTCGTACGCCGGAGGAAGTGA
- a CDS encoding beta-ketoacyl-[acyl-carrier-protein] synthase family protein: MRRVAITGLGVVAPGGVGVKAYWDLLTAGRTATRTITFYDPSPFRSQVAAECDFDPLAAGLSQQETRRLDRAAQFAVVSTREALADSGLDISAHDPGRVGTALGSAVGCTTSLEREYAVVSDGGRKWLVDHTYAVPELYRHFVPSSMAAEVGMAAGAEGPAAVVSTGCTSGLDSLGHAVDLIREGTCDVMIAGATEAPISPITSACFDAIHATTPRNDTPESACRPFDRTRSGLVLGEGAAVLVLEELDSARRRGAHIYAEIAGFAARCNAFHMTGLKPDGREMAEAIDVALAEARLDPTTIGYINAHGSGTKMNDRHETGAFKRSLGDHAYRTPISSIKSMIGHSLGAIGSLEIAACALAMEHGVLPPTANLHDPDPELDLDYIPLTAREKRPDVVLSVGSGFGGFQSAMVLARPERSIA, from the coding sequence ATGCGGCGAGTTGCCATCACCGGACTGGGCGTCGTGGCACCCGGTGGAGTGGGCGTGAAGGCGTACTGGGACCTGCTCACCGCGGGCCGTACCGCCACCCGCACCATTACTTTCTACGATCCCTCCCCGTTCCGGTCCCAGGTCGCCGCGGAGTGCGACTTCGACCCCCTGGCCGCCGGGCTCTCCCAGCAGGAGACCCGCCGGCTGGACCGGGCCGCGCAGTTCGCGGTCGTCTCCACCCGGGAGGCGCTGGCCGACAGCGGCCTGGACATCTCGGCCCACGATCCCGGCCGGGTCGGTACCGCGCTCGGCAGCGCGGTCGGCTGCACCACCAGCCTGGAACGCGAGTACGCGGTCGTCAGTGACGGTGGCCGCAAGTGGCTCGTGGACCACACCTACGCCGTCCCCGAGCTGTACCGGCACTTCGTGCCCAGCTCGATGGCCGCGGAGGTGGGGATGGCGGCCGGGGCCGAGGGACCCGCGGCCGTCGTCTCCACCGGCTGCACCTCGGGACTCGACTCCCTGGGCCATGCGGTGGACCTGATCCGCGAAGGCACCTGTGACGTCATGATCGCGGGGGCGACCGAGGCGCCGATCTCGCCGATCACCTCGGCCTGCTTCGACGCCATCCACGCGACCACCCCCCGCAACGACACTCCCGAAAGCGCCTGCCGGCCCTTCGACCGGACGCGCAGCGGACTCGTCCTCGGCGAGGGCGCGGCCGTCCTGGTCCTCGAAGAACTGGACAGTGCCCGGCGCAGGGGCGCCCACATCTACGCCGAGATAGCCGGCTTCGCCGCACGCTGCAACGCCTTCCACATGACCGGACTCAAGCCGGACGGCCGGGAGATGGCGGAAGCCATCGACGTGGCCCTCGCCGAGGCCCGGCTCGACCCGACCACCATCGGCTACATCAACGCCCACGGCTCCGGCACCAAGATGAACGACCGCCACGAGACAGGGGCATTCAAGCGGAGCCTCGGCGACCACGCCTACCGCACCCCGATCAGCTCCATCAAGTCCATGATCGGACACTCGCTCGGCGCGATCGGCTCGCTGGAGATCGCAGCCTGCGCCCTCGCGATGGAACACGGCGTGCTGCCGCCCACCGCCAATCTCCACGACCCCGACCCCGAGCTCGACCTCGACTACATCCCACTGACCGCCCGCGAGAAGCGACCGGACGTCGTACTCAGTGTGGGCAGCGGATTCGGCGGCTTCCAGAGCGCGATGGTGCTGGCCCGGCCGGAAAGGAGCATCGCATGA
- a CDS encoding acyl-CoA carboxylase subunit beta, which produces MTILDDLTLASAAPSLRRAATELRRLKEEVGRGPDPDATRRQHAKNKLTAHERLHTLFDEGTFTEIEPLRRHRASGFGLEDRKPHGDGVVIGWGTVHGRTVFAYAHDFRVFAGALGEAHAAKVHKIMDLAESAGAPLVSLNDGAGARIQEGVTALAGYGGIFRRTVAASGVIPQISVMLGPCAGGAAYAPALSDFVFMVRGTAQMFITGPDVVQAVTGEQITHNGLGGADTHATSSGVCHFAYGDETECLDDVRFLISLLPSNNREMPPPAPANDPADRRTDTLTDLVPADPGRSYDIRAVIEEIVDDGEYFEVHEAWARNVVCALVRLDGHPVGIVANQPAALAGVLDIHASEKAARFVSTCDAFNIPLVTLVDVPGFLPGVDQEHNGIIRHGAKLLYAYCNATVPRISLVLRKAYGGAYIVMDSRSIGADLSFAWPTNEIAVMGAEGAANVIFRREINAAEAPETVRARRIEEYRTELMHPYHAAERGLVDDVIDPGETRSVLIRSLAMLRGKKAEVPARKHGNVPT; this is translated from the coding sequence ATGACGATCCTCGACGACCTGACCCTTGCCTCCGCGGCCCCCAGCCTGCGCCGCGCCGCTACGGAGCTGCGCCGGCTCAAAGAAGAAGTGGGGCGCGGCCCCGACCCCGACGCCACCCGGCGTCAGCACGCGAAGAACAAACTCACCGCGCACGAACGGCTCCACACCCTCTTCGACGAGGGGACGTTCACCGAGATCGAGCCGTTGCGACGGCACCGAGCCTCCGGGTTCGGCCTGGAGGACCGCAAGCCCCACGGCGACGGTGTGGTGATCGGCTGGGGCACGGTCCACGGCCGGACCGTCTTCGCCTACGCCCATGACTTCCGGGTCTTCGCCGGCGCGCTGGGCGAGGCGCACGCGGCCAAGGTGCACAAGATCATGGACCTGGCGGAGTCCGCCGGCGCCCCCCTGGTGTCCCTCAACGACGGTGCGGGCGCACGCATCCAGGAAGGCGTCACCGCCCTCGCGGGCTACGGCGGGATCTTCCGCCGAACGGTCGCCGCCTCCGGGGTGATTCCGCAGATCAGTGTGATGCTCGGCCCCTGCGCCGGCGGCGCCGCCTACGCGCCCGCGCTCAGCGACTTCGTCTTCATGGTCCGCGGGACCGCCCAGATGTTCATCACCGGCCCCGACGTCGTCCAGGCCGTGACCGGCGAGCAGATCACCCACAACGGCCTCGGCGGGGCGGATACGCACGCCACGTCCTCCGGGGTGTGCCACTTCGCCTACGGCGACGAGACCGAATGCCTCGACGACGTCCGCTTCCTCATCTCGCTCCTGCCGTCCAACAACCGTGAGATGCCGCCCCCGGCCCCCGCCAACGATCCGGCGGACCGGCGCACCGACACGCTCACGGACCTGGTCCCGGCCGATCCCGGCCGCTCGTACGACATCCGCGCGGTGATCGAGGAAATCGTCGACGACGGCGAGTACTTCGAGGTCCACGAGGCCTGGGCACGCAACGTGGTGTGCGCCCTGGTCCGCCTGGACGGCCACCCGGTGGGCATCGTCGCCAACCAGCCCGCCGCCCTCGCGGGCGTCCTGGACATCCACGCCAGCGAGAAGGCGGCCCGCTTCGTCTCCACCTGCGACGCCTTCAACATCCCGCTGGTCACCCTGGTCGACGTGCCCGGCTTCTTGCCCGGCGTGGACCAGGAGCACAACGGCATCATCCGGCACGGCGCGAAACTGCTGTACGCGTACTGCAACGCCACCGTGCCCCGGATCTCCCTCGTGCTGCGCAAGGCGTACGGCGGCGCCTACATCGTCATGGACTCCCGCTCCATCGGCGCCGACCTCTCCTTCGCCTGGCCCACCAACGAGATCGCCGTCATGGGAGCCGAGGGCGCGGCCAACGTCATCTTCCGCCGGGAGATCAACGCCGCCGAGGCCCCCGAAACCGTCCGCGCCCGGCGCATCGAGGAGTACCGGACCGAGCTGATGCACCCCTACCACGCCGCCGAACGCGGCCTGGTGGACGACGTCATAGACCCCGGCGAGACCCGCTCCGTACTGATCCGTTCGCTCGCCATGCTGCGCGGCAAAAAGGCCGAAGTCCCAGCTCGCAAGCATGGCAACGTCCCGACGTGA
- a CDS encoding AfsR/SARP family transcriptional regulator — protein MDIKMLGRLSAELNGVSVVPSAAKPRQILALLALQSGRVVTVPTLMEEIWGEDIPRSAATTLQTYILQLRRKIAAALEGDRAWQAKDVLVTQHGGYLLEVQPGQMDVQEFDRLYAAGRDAHTAADYRSASELLGQALALWQGPALVDVRVGGVLELESLRLEEDRMAALERRIDADMELGRHGEMVPELRVLAARHPMHENFCAQLMTALHRSNNAWRALEAYQRLRTALVDELGMEPSPRLQRLQQSVLNADPTLDFQVSTSLAR, from the coding sequence ATGGACATCAAGATGCTGGGTCGGCTCAGCGCGGAACTCAATGGCGTCTCCGTGGTCCCGAGTGCCGCCAAACCGCGGCAGATCCTCGCCCTCCTCGCTCTGCAGAGCGGGCGCGTCGTGACCGTACCGACCCTGATGGAGGAGATCTGGGGCGAGGACATCCCGCGCAGCGCGGCCACCACGCTGCAGACATACATCCTTCAACTGCGGCGCAAGATCGCGGCCGCCCTGGAGGGCGACCGGGCCTGGCAGGCCAAGGACGTCCTCGTGACCCAGCACGGCGGGTATCTGCTGGAGGTCCAGCCGGGCCAGATGGACGTGCAGGAGTTCGACCGCCTGTACGCCGCCGGCCGCGACGCCCACACCGCTGCCGACTACCGCTCCGCCTCCGAACTCCTCGGCCAGGCACTGGCGTTGTGGCAGGGCCCCGCTCTGGTGGATGTACGGGTGGGCGGCGTGCTCGAATTGGAGTCGCTGCGGCTCGAGGAGGACCGGATGGCCGCCCTCGAGCGGCGTATAGACGCCGACATGGAACTCGGCCGGCACGGTGAAATGGTGCCGGAACTGCGTGTGCTGGCTGCCAGGCACCCCATGCACGAGAACTTCTGCGCCCAGCTGATGACAGCGCTGCACCGCTCGAACAACGCCTGGCGCGCGCTGGAGGCCTATCAGCGGCTGCGCACCGCGCTCGTCGACGAGCTCGGCATGGAACCCTCGCCCCGTCTGCAGCGGCTGCAGCAGTCCGTGCTCAACGCGGACCCCACACTCGACTTCCAAGTCTCCACCTCCCTGGCCCGCTGA
- a CDS encoding putative TOMM peptide has product MSTLTIVTPSGSARPPLPDHRLALLTARAGLEPELAQRYFIDPASVLVEFGLNAAESVYFAELGASAGDLVIEDLDRPDAAGGDICYYCPLEAGRPSEMAFI; this is encoded by the coding sequence ATGAGCACGTTGACCATCGTCACCCCGTCCGGCTCCGCCCGGCCGCCGCTGCCGGACCACCGCCTCGCCCTGCTGACCGCCCGTGCGGGTCTCGAACCGGAGCTGGCCCAGCGGTACTTCATCGACCCGGCGTCGGTGCTGGTGGAATTCGGGCTCAACGCGGCGGAGTCGGTGTACTTCGCGGAACTCGGCGCCTCGGCGGGTGACTTGGTGATCGAGGACCTGGACCGCCCGGACGCGGCCGGCGGCGACATCTGCTATTACTGCCCGCTCGAGGCTGGCCGCCCATCCGAGATGGCGTTCATATGA